The following coding sequences lie in one Thalassoglobus polymorphus genomic window:
- a CDS encoding DUF3311 domain-containing protein produces MNKVVWGLVVLLIIIHQDVWFWDDPTLLFGFLPIGLAYHAGISIAAAFTWFLATIYCWPEELAEVQPVEQANEGGPTT; encoded by the coding sequence ATGAATAAAGTTGTTTGGGGCCTGGTCGTGCTCCTGATTATCATTCACCAGGACGTTTGGTTCTGGGACGATCCCACGTTGCTGTTCGGATTTTTGCCGATCGGTCTTGCCTATCATGCAGGGATTTCTATTGCTGCAGCATTTACCTGGTTTCTGGCAACGATCTACTGCTGGCCAGAAGAACTTGCTGAAGTTCAACCAGTCGAACAAGCAAACGAAGGAGGGCCGACCACATGA